A section of the Methanoculleus horonobensis genome encodes:
- a CDS encoding DUF4367 domain-containing protein, whose translation MKIRNIAIGLFFILLTAGCIEPVATDPAGVTPPPIMDATTELPPDNAPSLRDSAFIRIEEWEDPAEYTGFPPPSYIPGEYTLYGLLIATVWNETCSHYTTVGETLRYARNDTMQNASWTTDMTLLEITWSRYGYNPCAIDQIVDREPKPVDIRGYTGRIYETEEERLIAWTAAGNATYYVRGSLDRNELIRVARSIAC comes from the coding sequence ATGAAGATCCGTAATATCGCGATAGGACTCTTTTTTATTCTCCTCACCGCGGGGTGCATCGAGCCCGTGGCCACCGATCCCGCAGGGGTTACGCCGCCACCCATAATGGACGCCACAACCGAACTCCCCCCCGATAATGCACCATCACTCCGGGATTCAGCCTTCATCAGGATCGAGGAATGGGAGGACCCCGCCGAGTACACGGGTTTCCCCCCGCCGTCATACATCCCCGGGGAGTATACTCTCTACGGCCTCCTGATAGCCACTGTCTGGAACGAGACCTGCAGCCACTACACAACGGTCGGCGAGACTCTGCGCTACGCACGCAACGATACAATGCAGAACGCATCGTGGACTACCGATATGACGCTGCTCGAAATCACCTGGAGCAGATACGGGTACAACCCCTGCGCAATAGATCAGATCGTTGACAGAGAACCAAAACCCGTTGATATCAGGGGGTATACGGGGCGGATCTACGAGACCGAAGAGGAACGGCTGATCGCCTGGACGGCGGCCGGGAACGCTACATACTACGTGCGCGGGTCGCTTGACCGCAACGAATTGATCCGGGTGGCGCGGTCGATCGCCTGTTAA
- a CDS encoding DEAD/DEAH box helicase — translation MVRTSAPRPRSAPQTTADLLDPRVQEVVWRRGFTGFSAAQEQAIPRLLAGENLVLVAPTGTGKTESAMLPVFDRLLETVGAGFKALYITPLRSLNRDILNRMEWWCRELGLSVGVRHGDTPQNERRKQALNPPDLLITTPESLQALFMGKRLREHLKNVRYVVIDEIHELADSKRGAQLAVAIERLAEYAGEFQRIGLSATVGNPGDIGRFLCGARPFSLVEVPVASSLDIGVRFAGEDFGAQARAVGKCLDSPGSTLVFVNTRVTAEALGHHLYSRGDVEVHHGSLSRDVRVDAEDRFRKGEVRTLIATSSMELGIDIGHIEHVVQFGSPRQVSRLVQRVGRAGHRLDAVSRGTVLATGFDDLLESLVIARRAKANECERIVPPAGAADVLANQVAAIAVEYGEIEVSRVREMIERSNVFTGSGSLLDDVCRQMAEHRLIRLDGTRIVRTGRARRYLIENLSMIHDERKMEIFDIVSRRTVGTLDESFVLGWMHTGAVFITKGQLWRVLEIEGTRITVEPATKAKGEVPSWEGEQIPVPFPVAREVGALRRTRAFGRYSDIPAAIAYAERFIGRMDEGRYPVPSDTLITLENADEGVVCNVCGGHKANEALARALSVLLSARYGTTVGIEVGAYRFLLRLPPEVRSLEVQETLAALEPEHLPGILRLALKRTALFKWKLVQVAKKFGAIDADADYERFSIHRLIDLFDGTVIAAEAYRELFSTSMDTDAAQEILTAVHDGRIAVATGRLSPLGSDVLSSSRDMIPPPMVDQAVIGTLMRRLEKEDVVLFCMNCRKWKSRTVVERVPDRPQCPLCSARLVAALKPWDEDLIPAVKKKNKSEEERAIEIRFLRNANIVLSSGKKAVTALAAKGVGPDVASRILATLSEGDAFYREILKAERNYVKTHRYW, via the coding sequence ATGGTACGTACGTCGGCTCCCCGGCCACGCTCTGCCCCGCAGACGACCGCTGACCTCCTCGACCCGCGGGTGCAGGAGGTTGTTTGGAGGCGCGGGTTCACCGGGTTCTCGGCAGCGCAGGAGCAGGCCATCCCGCGGCTTCTTGCGGGAGAGAACCTGGTCCTGGTGGCACCGACCGGCACGGGAAAGACCGAGAGCGCGATGCTCCCGGTCTTCGACCGGCTCCTCGAAACCGTCGGCGCGGGGTTCAAGGCGCTCTACATCACCCCCCTCCGGTCCCTGAACCGGGATATCCTCAACCGGATGGAGTGGTGGTGCCGGGAGCTCGGTCTCTCGGTCGGTGTCCGGCACGGGGACACGCCGCAGAACGAGCGGCGGAAGCAGGCGCTCAACCCCCCCGACCTGCTCATCACCACCCCGGAGTCGCTGCAGGCGCTCTTCATGGGCAAACGCCTCAGGGAGCACCTCAAGAACGTGAGATACGTCGTCATCGACGAGATCCACGAGCTCGCCGACAGCAAGCGGGGAGCGCAGCTCGCGGTGGCGATTGAACGCCTTGCCGAATACGCGGGAGAGTTCCAGCGGATCGGCCTCTCGGCGACCGTCGGGAACCCCGGCGATATCGGCCGGTTCCTCTGCGGAGCGAGACCGTTCTCGCTCGTCGAGGTGCCGGTCGCGAGCAGCCTCGATATCGGCGTCCGGTTCGCCGGGGAAGACTTCGGCGCCCAGGCGCGTGCCGTCGGGAAGTGCCTGGACTCCCCCGGTTCCACCCTCGTCTTCGTCAACACCCGGGTGACCGCCGAGGCGCTCGGCCACCACCTCTACTCCCGCGGGGACGTCGAGGTTCACCACGGTTCGCTCTCGCGGGACGTCAGGGTCGATGCCGAGGACCGGTTTCGGAAGGGCGAGGTCCGGACGCTGATCGCCACGTCCTCGATGGAACTCGGGATCGACATCGGGCACATCGAGCACGTCGTCCAGTTCGGCTCCCCCCGGCAGGTCTCGCGCCTGGTGCAGCGGGTCGGCCGGGCCGGCCACCGTCTCGACGCCGTATCGCGCGGAACCGTCCTCGCGACGGGGTTTGACGACCTGTTGGAGTCGCTCGTGATCGCGCGGAGGGCGAAGGCGAACGAGTGCGAACGGATCGTCCCGCCCGCCGGCGCCGCCGACGTCCTCGCGAACCAGGTTGCGGCGATCGCGGTCGAGTATGGCGAGATCGAGGTCTCCCGCGTCCGCGAGATGATCGAGCGGTCGAACGTCTTTACCGGCTCCGGGTCGCTCCTCGACGACGTCTGCCGCCAGATGGCCGAGCACCGGCTGATCCGGCTTGACGGGACCCGGATCGTCCGGACGGGCCGGGCGCGGCGCTACCTCATCGAGAACCTCTCGATGATCCACGACGAGAGGAAGATGGAGATCTTCGATATCGTCTCGCGCCGCACCGTCGGGACGCTCGACGAGTCGTTTGTCCTCGGGTGGATGCACACCGGCGCGGTCTTCATCACGAAGGGCCAGCTCTGGCGCGTGCTCGAGATCGAGGGCACGAGGATCACGGTCGAGCCGGCCACGAAGGCAAAAGGAGAGGTCCCGTCCTGGGAAGGCGAGCAGATCCCGGTGCCGTTCCCCGTCGCCCGGGAGGTCGGGGCGCTCAGGAGGACCCGGGCGTTCGGCCGCTACTCCGATATCCCGGCGGCGATCGCCTACGCAGAGCGGTTCATCGGCCGGATGGACGAGGGACGCTACCCCGTCCCCTCGGACACCCTCATCACCCTCGAGAACGCGGACGAAGGCGTGGTCTGCAACGTCTGCGGCGGGCACAAGGCGAACGAGGCGCTGGCCCGGGCGCTCTCGGTCCTCCTCTCCGCCCGCTACGGGACGACCGTCGGGATCGAGGTCGGGGCCTACCGGTTCCTCCTGCGCCTGCCGCCGGAAGTCCGCTCGCTCGAGGTACAGGAGACCCTTGCGGCGCTCGAACCCGAACACCTCCCCGGGATCCTGAGACTCGCCCTGAAACGGACGGCGCTCTTCAAGTGGAAACTCGTGCAGGTGGCGAAGAAGTTCGGCGCCATCGACGCCGACGCCGACTACGAGCGGTTCAGCATCCACCGGCTCATCGACCTCTTCGACGGCACGGTCATCGCGGCCGAGGCCTACCGCGAGCTCTTCAGCACCTCCATGGACACGGACGCGGCGCAGGAGATCCTCACCGCCGTCCATGACGGCCGCATCGCCGTCGCCACGGGACGGCTGAGCCCGCTCGGGAGCGACGTGCTCTCGTCCTCGCGGGACATGATCCCGCCGCCGATGGTCGACCAGGCGGTTATCGGGACGCTCATGCGCCGCCTCGAGAAGGAAGACGTCGTCCTCTTCTGCATGAACTGCCGGAAGTGGAAGAGCCGGACGGTCGTCGAACGTGTCCCCGATAGGCCGCAGTGCCCCCTCTGCAGCGCCCGCCTCGTCGCGGCGCTGAAACCCTGGGACGAAGACCTGATCCCGGCGGTGAAGAAGAAGAACAAGTCCGAGGAGGAGCGGGCGATCGAGATCCGGTTCCTCCGGAACGCAAACATCGTCCTCTCCAGCGGGAAGAAAGCGGTGACCGCCCTCGCGGCCAAAGGTGTCGGCCCGGATGTGGCCTCACGGATTCTCGCGACCCTCTCCGAGGGGGACGCCTTCTACCGGGAGATCTTGAAGGCCGAGCGGAACTATGTGAAGACGCACAGATACTGGTAA
- a CDS encoding type II toxin-antitoxin system HicB family antitoxin yields the protein MKTLKIIVEKHPDGYVAYPLGLKGVVVAEGDTYEEALAEVKSAIQFHIETFGNDAFENNDIMETFVAEVAV from the coding sequence ATGAAAACCTTGAAAATCATCGTCGAGAAGCATCCTGACGGCTATGTCGCCTACCCCCTGGGTCTGAAGGGTGTCGTCGTTGCAGAGGGGGATACCTACGAAGAGGCGCTTGCCGAGGTGAAATCCGCCATACAGTTTCACATAGAGACCTTCGGGAACGATGCGTTCGAGAACAACGACATCATGGAGACCTTCGTCGCCGAAGTCGCTGTATAG
- a CDS encoding metallophosphoesterase, whose protein sequence is MHLHFIENGPALLVESDRRVLVVADLHMGIESGLERHGVHIASRSAARADRVIACIEETQPDLLLLLGDVKHNVPTTSRQEYRELPGVLQSFREWVPIAVAPGNHDGGIGRFLEPGELLPADGTLIDSVGYLHGHTHPAPELPGHLVVVGHHHPVVSLVDTVGCAARARPAYLYSTVEEPSGERTRLLFVPAFNEFAGGIDVGRLRESGLGPLSRCIDPNSAEVFLADGTYVGSPATLCPADDR, encoded by the coding sequence ATGCACCTTCATTTCATCGAGAACGGCCCTGCCCTCCTGGTCGAGAGCGACCGGCGGGTGCTGGTCGTCGCCGACCTGCACATGGGCATCGAATCGGGCCTCGAACGTCACGGCGTCCATATCGCGAGCCGGAGCGCCGCCCGGGCCGACCGGGTGATCGCCTGCATCGAAGAGACACAGCCCGACCTCCTCCTCCTCCTCGGGGACGTCAAGCACAACGTCCCGACAACGAGCAGACAGGAGTACCGGGAACTCCCCGGCGTCCTCCAGTCGTTCCGGGAGTGGGTGCCGATCGCCGTCGCCCCGGGCAACCACGACGGGGGTATCGGGCGGTTCCTCGAGCCCGGGGAACTCCTGCCCGCCGACGGCACGCTCATCGACAGCGTCGGCTACCTCCACGGCCACACCCATCCCGCCCCCGAACTCCCCGGCCACCTCGTCGTCGTCGGCCACCACCACCCGGTCGTCTCGCTCGTCGATACCGTCGGGTGCGCCGCACGCGCCCGGCCGGCCTACCTCTACTCGACGGTCGAAGAGCCGTCCGGGGAGCGCACCCGGCTCCTCTTCGTCCCGGCCTTCAACGAGTTCGCGGGCGGCATCGACGTCGGGAGATTGCGGGAGAGCGGGCTCGGCCCCCTCTCCCGGTGCATAGACCCAAATTCAGCGGAGGTGTTCTTGGCAGATGGTACGTACGTCGGCTCCCCGGCCACGCTCTGCCCCGCAGACGACCGCTGA
- a CDS encoding type II toxin-antitoxin system HicA family toxin has product MKFPHDAPQRKVLKTLEALGFQIVRTGNPIALIRSNPDGTTTPLTMPNHPKIKGPTLRTICTQAGISREEFLRVYERV; this is encoded by the coding sequence ATGAAGTTCCCGCACGATGCGCCCCAGCGGAAGGTGCTGAAAACGCTGGAGGCGCTCGGTTTTCAGATCGTCAGGACGGGCAACCCTATCGCGCTTATCCGCAGCAATCCGGACGGCACAACGACGCCGCTCACGATGCCGAATCACCCCAAAATCAAAGGCCCGACCCTCCGAACCATCTGCACGCAGGCAGGTATCTCTCGAGAAGAGTTCTTGCGTGTTTATGAGCGCGTGTAA
- a CDS encoding dihydroneopterin aldolase family protein has translation MITDRERAAFEAGIKLGALYHQFVGTPIARETAAAVETAIEQAVGLQPYVTNITVRLNREMMVSNRFGYSELAGKMFDAAITTEVGTTVCRARLHLEDDYPMMEIVEFHETPRDTDH, from the coding sequence ATGATCACCGACCGCGAGAGAGCGGCCTTCGAAGCCGGGATCAAGCTCGGCGCCCTCTACCACCAGTTCGTCGGGACGCCGATCGCCCGCGAGACGGCCGCCGCCGTCGAGACCGCCATCGAGCAGGCCGTCGGCCTGCAGCCCTATGTGACGAACATCACCGTCCGGCTGAACCGCGAGATGATGGTCTCGAACCGGTTCGGCTACTCGGAACTTGCCGGGAAGATGTTCGACGCCGCTATCACGACCGAGGTCGGGACGACCGTCTGCCGCGCCCGGCTGCACCTCGAGGACGACTACCCCATGATGGAGATCGTCGAGTTCCATGAAACTCCCCGCGATACCGATCACTGA
- a CDS encoding TATA-box-binding protein has translation MAEKGYESLKIENIVASGVIADAIDLENVSDKIKNCELNTKRFPGAVYRIENPKIASLIFSSGKVVLTGIRKKSDLRPGLEIIMQSLRDAGVETYDVPQVAITNMVCSYDMGRYINLNKVVITLNLENIEYEPEQFPGLVYRIDDPKIVALLFSSGKIILTGGKNIEDIKRGLDFLEQRLENIM, from the coding sequence ATGGCTGAGAAGGGATACGAGTCACTGAAAATTGAGAACATCGTTGCCTCTGGGGTGATTGCCGACGCGATCGACCTCGAAAACGTATCAGATAAAATAAAAAACTGCGAACTGAATACGAAGAGGTTCCCCGGGGCGGTTTACCGCATCGAAAATCCAAAGATCGCATCCCTGATATTTTCCTCGGGAAAAGTGGTGCTCACCGGTATCAGGAAGAAATCCGACCTCCGCCCGGGCCTGGAGATTATTATGCAGTCGCTCCGGGATGCCGGCGTCGAGACTTACGATGTGCCGCAGGTTGCGATCACGAATATGGTCTGCTCGTACGACATGGGCAGGTACATCAACCTGAACAAGGTGGTCATCACCCTCAACCTCGAGAACATCGAGTATGAACCCGAGCAGTTCCCGGGGCTCGTCTACCGCATCGACGATCCGAAGATCGTCGCCCTTCTCTTCAGTTCCGGCAAGATCATCCTGACCGGCGGGAAAAATATCGAGGATATCAAGAGAGGGCTTGATTTCCTGGAGCAGCGGCTCGAAAATATTATGTAA
- a CDS encoding TatD family hydrolase: MKLPAIPITDDHIHIDPANGRGVEAAKDFRRSGGTHIFLVAKPSWSLGVEPSSGEDYREVFDATLRVAEMVRETGLVVYPVLGVHPAEIGRLTARMSLEAAAGVMMAGLDLAARYVEGGQAVALKSGRPHYEVAPEVLAASNAVLFHALELAADCSCAVQLHAESGPCTDVVDMAQRAGIPVERVVKHFATPDTPLMPSFIARHEEIPALARSGRRFTMESDYMDENSRPGAVIGPKSVPRFTRRYLEEGLITEEDAWRIHRETPSRTYGVDIALP, translated from the coding sequence ATGAAACTCCCCGCGATACCGATCACTGACGACCATATCCACATCGACCCGGCAAACGGCCGGGGCGTCGAGGCCGCAAAGGACTTTCGCCGCAGCGGGGGGACGCACATCTTCCTGGTCGCGAAACCCTCCTGGTCGCTTGGAGTCGAACCCTCGTCGGGCGAGGATTACCGGGAGGTCTTCGACGCCACGCTCCGGGTGGCGGAGATGGTCCGCGAGACCGGGCTCGTCGTCTACCCGGTCCTCGGCGTCCACCCCGCGGAGATAGGCCGGCTTACGGCGCGGATGAGCCTTGAAGCGGCCGCCGGCGTGATGATGGCCGGGCTCGACCTCGCCGCCCGCTACGTCGAGGGCGGACAGGCCGTCGCCCTCAAGAGCGGCCGGCCCCACTACGAGGTCGCGCCGGAGGTGCTTGCCGCCTCGAACGCGGTCCTCTTCCACGCGCTCGAACTTGCCGCCGACTGCAGCTGTGCCGTCCAGCTCCACGCCGAGAGCGGGCCCTGCACCGACGTCGTCGATATGGCACAGCGGGCCGGCATCCCGGTCGAGCGGGTCGTCAAACACTTCGCGACACCCGACACCCCGCTCATGCCCTCATTCATCGCGCGGCACGAGGAGATCCCCGCGCTCGCCCGGTCGGGCCGGCGGTTCACCATGGAGAGCGATTACATGGACGAGAACTCCCGGCCCGGCGCGGTCATCGGGCCGAAGTCGGTGCCGCGGTTCACGCGCCGGTACCTCGAAGAAGGGCTGATCACCGAAGAGGACGCCTGGCGCATCCATCGAGAGACCCCGTCGCGCACCTACGGCGTGGATATCGCGCTTCCTTAA
- a CDS encoding LAGLIDADG family homing endonuclease: MTEEITVEVTDNVGEWTKFLKKQYKRELAELSREYPHKHSLLIDYRKILNNKLAFELLRSPGKVLGDIRDAIVQNKLLKLKDGQDPDLINIRFTNLPQKTDVRDIRADQINTFVALEGILRKTTEVRPRIVSAVFRCRTCGKNTDPVPQGYGRFDEPDFCPNCERKTRLDLVMNRCRFVDAQKLRIQESPEGLRGGEQPQTLDIDVTDDLTGMVSPGDRVVLNGILRSVQRVNYGQKSTLFDIYLECNSIEVAEKEFEEVSISEEDEANIMALARDPMVYKKIARSIAPTIYGTDDVKEAIALQLFGGIAKDMPDGSRLRGDVHVLLVGDPGIAKSQILRYVVKLSPRGIYTSGKSSTSAGLTATAVKDEFGDGRWTLEAGALVLADMGIAAVDEMDKMQKEDRSALHEAMEQQCYDDETEVLTESGWKLFRDVTAGDRVATLSADGRLEYAPPSNFVASEYDGEMYYVKSRQVDLAVTPNHRMYVNLNRRADEWEGFRLVRMDELPIHKRMRFKKNAAWTGERQETYVIPPVVKFANQNAEGKLTEPITVGMDDWLEFLGYFLSEGSVQRHHQTGVPYRVIISQTNPESAETIRRCLERLPFNFSYDGKNFSINAKQLAEHLAPFGKCHEKHVPDYAKSLPPEQIEILLDALMLGDGYVNKTTGVSIYTTSSRRLADDVTELLLKKGWSGNVYLRREAGTVAANPRGGTSTATHDIFQVTFIRDGQNEPNINTNGKEHIEKRPYKGTIYCLEVPNHILYVRRNGIPVWCGNSISVAKAGITATLKSRCALLGAANPKLGRFDQFVPIGEQINMPPSLLSRFDLIFVMTDQPEVQRDGAIAQHIIKTHSVGELIKQHAYEPLPDVDDKFIEQALAPVIPDIDPKLLRKYIAYAKRTCFPILSDGAKEALIAYYMRLRNLASGNKPVPVTARQLEALVRLAEASARMRLSNTVDTEDTDRILKIVDACLRQVAYDAESGSFDIDKLVTGVTKSQRDIIRSVKEAIRNVSGDSGGQARVDEVIEILVQQGFSRDKIEHTLEQLKRGGEVLEPRHGLVKLIG, translated from the coding sequence TTGACCGAAGAGATAACCGTCGAAGTTACCGACAACGTCGGTGAGTGGACGAAGTTCCTGAAGAAGCAGTACAAGCGCGAGCTTGCCGAACTCTCCCGCGAGTACCCCCACAAGCACTCGCTCCTCATCGATTACCGCAAGATCCTGAATAACAAACTCGCGTTCGAACTTCTGAGGAGCCCCGGAAAGGTTCTCGGAGATATCCGGGACGCGATCGTCCAGAACAAACTTCTCAAACTGAAGGACGGCCAGGACCCGGATCTCATCAATATCCGGTTCACGAACCTGCCGCAGAAGACCGACGTCCGCGACATCCGGGCCGACCAGATCAACACTTTCGTCGCCCTCGAGGGAATTCTCCGAAAGACCACCGAGGTGCGCCCCCGGATCGTCAGCGCGGTCTTCCGGTGCCGCACCTGCGGCAAGAACACCGACCCGGTTCCGCAGGGTTACGGGCGGTTCGACGAGCCCGATTTCTGCCCGAACTGCGAGAGGAAGACCCGTCTCGACCTGGTGATGAACCGGTGCCGGTTCGTCGACGCCCAGAAACTCCGGATCCAGGAGTCCCCGGAAGGCCTCCGGGGCGGCGAGCAGCCCCAGACGCTCGATATCGACGTCACCGACGACCTGACCGGCATGGTCTCGCCGGGCGACCGGGTGGTGCTGAACGGCATCCTCCGGTCGGTGCAGAGGGTCAACTACGGCCAGAAGAGCACGCTCTTTGACATCTATCTCGAGTGCAACTCCATCGAGGTCGCCGAGAAGGAGTTCGAGGAGGTCTCGATCTCCGAGGAGGACGAGGCGAATATCATGGCGCTCGCCCGCGACCCCATGGTCTACAAGAAGATCGCCCGGTCGATCGCGCCGACGATCTACGGTACCGACGACGTGAAGGAGGCGATCGCGCTCCAGCTCTTCGGCGGTATCGCGAAGGATATGCCGGACGGCTCCCGTCTCCGCGGCGACGTTCACGTCCTGCTGGTCGGCGACCCGGGTATCGCAAAGAGTCAGATCCTGCGGTACGTCGTGAAACTCTCGCCCCGCGGGATCTACACGAGCGGCAAGTCGTCGACATCCGCCGGTCTGACGGCGACGGCGGTCAAGGACGAGTTCGGCGACGGGCGGTGGACGCTCGAGGCCGGTGCGCTGGTTCTCGCGGATATGGGGATCGCCGCCGTCGATGAGATGGACAAGATGCAGAAAGAGGACCGGAGCGCGCTGCACGAGGCGATGGAACAGCAGTGCTACGACGACGAGACCGAGGTCCTCACGGAGAGCGGGTGGAAACTCTTCCGCGACGTGACCGCGGGCGACCGTGTCGCGACGCTCTCTGCCGACGGCAGGCTCGAGTACGCACCCCCGTCCAACTTCGTGGCATCGGAGTATGACGGAGAGATGTACTACGTCAAGTCGCGGCAGGTCGACCTCGCGGTCACGCCGAACCACCGGATGTACGTCAACCTGAACCGGCGTGCCGACGAGTGGGAGGGGTTCCGGCTCGTCCGCATGGACGAACTTCCCATCCACAAGCGGATGCGGTTCAAGAAGAACGCCGCATGGACAGGGGAGCGGCAGGAGACCTACGTGATCCCGCCCGTCGTCAAGTTCGCGAACCAGAACGCCGAAGGGAAACTCACCGAGCCCATCACGGTCGGGATGGACGACTGGCTTGAGTTCCTGGGCTACTTCCTCTCCGAGGGCTCGGTTCAGCGGCACCATCAGACCGGGGTTCCTTATCGCGTGATCATATCGCAGACGAACCCGGAGTCTGCCGAAACGATCCGGCGGTGCCTTGAGCGACTGCCGTTTAACTTCTCCTACGACGGCAAGAACTTCTCGATCAACGCAAAGCAACTCGCGGAGCACCTTGCACCGTTCGGCAAGTGCCACGAGAAGCACGTCCCCGACTACGCGAAGAGCCTCCCGCCGGAGCAGATCGAGATACTCCTCGATGCGCTCATGCTCGGGGACGGTTACGTCAATAAGACGACCGGGGTCTCGATATACACCACCTCGTCGAGGAGACTGGCCGACGACGTCACCGAGCTCCTGCTGAAGAAGGGATGGTCAGGGAACGTCTACCTCAGGCGGGAGGCAGGAACCGTCGCCGCAAACCCGCGGGGCGGGACCTCGACGGCGACCCACGACATCTTCCAGGTGACCTTCATCCGCGACGGTCAGAACGAGCCGAACATCAACACAAATGGAAAGGAGCATATCGAGAAGCGGCCGTATAAGGGCACGATCTACTGCCTCGAGGTCCCAAACCACATCCTCTACGTCCGGCGGAACGGCATCCCGGTCTGGTGCGGCAACTCGATCTCGGTCGCAAAAGCCGGCATCACCGCGACCCTGAAGTCCCGGTGCGCCCTCCTCGGCGCGGCGAACCCGAAACTCGGGCGGTTCGACCAGTTCGTCCCGATCGGCGAGCAGATCAACATGCCGCCGTCGCTCCTCTCCCGGTTCGACCTCATCTTCGTGATGACCGATCAGCCGGAGGTTCAACGGGACGGGGCGATTGCGCAGCACATCATCAAGACCCACAGCGTGGGCGAGTTGATCAAGCAGCACGCGTACGAACCGCTGCCGGACGTCGACGACAAATTTATCGAGCAGGCGCTTGCGCCGGTCATTCCCGACATCGACCCGAAGCTCTTACGGAAGTACATCGCCTACGCGAAACGGACGTGCTTCCCCATCCTCTCCGACGGGGCGAAGGAGGCGCTGATCGCCTACTACATGCGCCTCAGAAACCTCGCGAGCGGGAACAAGCCCGTCCCGGTCACCGCACGGCAGCTCGAGGCGCTGGTGCGGCTTGCAGAGGCGAGCGCACGGATGCGGCTCTCGAACACCGTCGATACGGAGGATACCGACCGGATCCTGAAGATCGTGGACGCCTGTCTTCGGCAGGTCGCCTACGACGCCGAGAGCGGGAGTTTCGACATCGACAAGCTCGTGACCGGGGTCACGAAGTCGCAGCGCGACATCATCCGGTCGGTGAAGGAGGCGATCCGGAACGTCTCGGGTGACTCCGGCGGCCAGGCACGGGTCGACGAGGTTATCGAGATCCTGGTGCAGCAGGGCTTCTCCCGCGACAAGATCGAGCACACCCTCGAGCAGCTGAAACGGGGCGGCGAGGTGCTCGAGCCCCGGCACGGGCTGGTGAAGCTGATCGGGTAG
- a CDS encoding replication factor C small subunit yields MDGNHTIWIEKYRPRRLDEMVGQKEIVVRLQSYVKTGNLPHLLFTGTAGIGKTTAAVALAREFFGDSWQTNFREMNASDERGIDVVRNQIKEFARTSPLAGATFKILFLDEADALTTDAQAALRRTMETYARTCRFILSCNYSSKIIDPIQSRCAIYRFRPLDREAVIEETRRIAAAEGLTVTEGALDAIVYVASGDMRKAINALQGAAILRTDIDEETVYEITATARPEEIDELLDLSIAGKFDEAEQALIELTRVRGIAPNELINQCYRALVKRDIDRTLKVKLIDALGETDFRLSEGASSDIQMEALLARFVLAAEQHR; encoded by the coding sequence ATGGACGGCAACCACACCATCTGGATAGAGAAGTATCGGCCCAGAAGACTCGACGAGATGGTCGGACAGAAGGAGATCGTGGTGCGCCTCCAGTCCTACGTGAAGACCGGCAACCTGCCGCACCTCCTCTTCACGGGCACCGCGGGGATCGGCAAGACCACCGCCGCCGTGGCGCTCGCCCGGGAGTTCTTCGGCGATTCCTGGCAGACGAACTTCCGCGAGATGAACGCCTCCGACGAGCGCGGCATCGATGTTGTCAGAAACCAGATCAAGGAGTTCGCCCGGACGTCGCCGCTTGCCGGGGCGACGTTCAAGATCCTCTTCCTCGACGAAGCGGATGCGCTGACGACGGACGCGCAGGCAGCCCTTCGGCGGACGATGGAGACCTACGCCCGAACCTGCCGGTTCATCCTCTCGTGCAACTACTCCTCGAAGATCATCGACCCTATCCAGAGCCGGTGCGCCATCTACCGGTTCAGGCCGCTTGATAGAGAGGCGGTCATCGAGGAGACCCGGAGGATCGCCGCGGCCGAAGGTCTCACGGTCACGGAGGGTGCGCTCGACGCCATCGTCTACGTCGCCTCGGGGGATATGAGGAAGGCGATCAACGCCCTGCAGGGCGCCGCCATCCTCCGGACGGATATCGACGAGGAGACGGTCTACGAGATCACCGCGACCGCCCGCCCGGAAGAGATCGACGAACTCCTCGACCTCTCGATAGCGGGGAAGTTCGACGAGGCGGAGCAGGCGCTCATCGAACTGACCCGCGTCCGGGGCATCGCCCCGAACGAGCTGATCAACCAGTGCTACCGTGCGCTGGTCAAACGCGATATCGACCGGACGCTCAAAGTGAAACTGATCGACGCCCTCGGCGAGACCGATTTCCGCCTCTCGGAAGGGGCGAGCAGCGATATCCAGATGGAGGCGCTGCTCGCACGGTTCGTCCTCGCCGCAGAGCAGCACCGCTGA